The following DNA comes from Helicobacter sp. 11S03491-1.
GAAGGCGGATAATGTTTTTGGCATAAATTTGTATGGTGGTTTCATTTTTATTTTGTAATTGCCACTCAAGAAGTTTCGCATAAACTTCAATCATTCTTGAATCATTGCTGAATAATTTTTCTAATTTTGCATAAACTTCAAAGGCTTCATTTTGATTGCCTATTTTTGCAAGATCAAAAAACAATATAAAACCAATATCGTTATATTGAGAATTTTTACTTGAAAGTGCAAGAGAAAAGGCATCTTTTGCAGCCATAAGCGAAGGTTTGTATTCTCCTAATTGATAGAGATTTTTTGCATCTCGATAAAGCCAAGCAAGTTTTTGTTCTATGCTTTTGGCATTTTGTGCTTGGCCTGCAGAAATTACTTGCGCATTTTTGTTCAAAGAGGCTTGATAGAGGCAGTCAAAAGCTTTGAGTTTTTCATTTTCATCAAGATGATAATTGGAAGTTTGTAGAAGATAGATATTGGCATTTTTGCAATCATTATTTTGAAGATAGATTTTGATAAGTTTATTGATGGCTTCTTCTAAAAGAGGTGATTTTTCTCCAAGTTCTTTTCTCATATCCAAAACTTGTTTATATTGTTTTTCTTCAATAAAGAGTTGGGCTTTGAGTTCAATGGCTTTTTGACTTTGTTGTGTGTGGGGATATTTTTTGATGATATAATCATAGCGTTTAAGTTTTTCTTCATTATTTCCGGATACTTCAAAGAGAATACTATCATCCCTTTTTTTAACTGCTTTTATTTGTCTGCTTTCAGGATATTTTTTGATGTATTCAAGATTGGCTTGATGGGCATTATCAAAATCATCCGCTTTTTCATAGAGTTTGCCAAGATCATAGCTAATTTGCTCTTGAATTTCTTGATTTTTGGTATGTTCTGAGAGATATTGACCAATTTGGGCAGCATTTTTATACAGCTTATTTTTTGCAAGAAATTCTATAGTTTTATAAGTTTTCTTAGGATCTTGGAGAAAAAATTGTGGGTAACCTTGTTGGATTTTATTGATTAAAATAATTGCATTATTAAAGTTTTGTCTCTGGATTTCGAACTCTGCCCAATATAAGGCAATTTCGCTTGCACTTGCTAAATCTTTTGCTTCTCCATAGGCTTTTTGAAAATAAATAGAAGCTAAATTTACATTCGTGTTAGCGAGATCTATGGCGAGCTGCATTTTTGCAAGCGGGGCATAACGACTCTGAAAATATTCTTGAATGATTCTTTTGTAATAATGCTGTGATTCTGTATGGTAACGAATATTTGAATAAGCATTCGCCAGCAAATAAAGCACTTGAGGCATGGCTGCATCATTGGAGTATTGTTTAATCCAATTAAGCGCTATTGTGATGATGGCATCTTGATGGTTTTGATCCGGATCCAGATGAGAGAGAGCAATCATTTGATAAAGATAAAAGTCCTTTTTAAAAAGTGTGTTAGGATATTTTTTTAAGGTATCATTAATAGTGTTGATAGCTTTGTAATAATCCTTTTTTTGTATTAGGGCTTTTGCACTCATATAAGCTTCAAAATCAAGCCCCTTTAAATATTTCAAAGGTTTATTGTCAATATCCAATTCAGGCATATAGGGTGTTTGTGCATCTTCTATTGAAATGGGGAAATTAATCCCAATTGGAGTTTGATTTGATAAAAAAGGAATTTGTTCTTCATAACCTATAATTTGCCATGATTTTGAGGTAGAAGGTTTTTCTTTGATGATGAGAGTATTGTTTTTTTTGAGATTTGGGGGAATAAAAAAGAGTTTCTGTTTTTTATTGGGTTTAATATAGAGATGAAATTTACCATCAATCATTTGGTAATAAAAATTAAAAAACATTGTTTTCGTAGGGGTAAAACCCTCTTGGGGTATAGCATCAATGACGCATTCTACTGCTGTTACATCTCCTTGGTGATTGAAATTCTCCAGACAAGAAAAAGGTTTGTCATTTTTGATATTAAGCACAGCAAAATCTCTAGAATTTTCTTTGCCATAATTAACAACAATCTCAAGAGAATACGAAACGCTTGAGACAATCATAAAGAGGAAAAGTGCTCTAAAAGGGTGCAATCATTTCTCCAAAATATTATTAATAAATACTATTGATGATATATTTTGAAGTAATATCAAGCAAAAATTGGACCATAAAAATCGAAAAGCAACAAACTACTGCTGCAATACCTATGACTCCCTTGATAGAGTAGGTTGCATTTTCTATATAGACTTTGGAATCTTCTTGTTTGACAATAGGATCTTTTAAAAACATAAAGACAATCAATTTCAAATAATAATAAGCTGCAATAGCGCTATTTAACATCATAATAATTGCAAGCCAAATATAACCCGCATTGATCGCAGCACTTACAGCCAACATTTTTCCCCAAAATACTGCAAAAGGAGGTATCCCTGCAAGACTGAATAAAAATATAGCCAATAAAATAGCCATTAACGGATAGATTCTAACAAGTCCTTGAAATTTTGAATAGGGGTGCTCATAACGAGGATGCCATATTTTTTCTTTGTTTTTTGAAAGCCAAAGTATTGAAAAAGATCCTATATTGGTAATTAAAAACATAAACCAATACAAAAACATTGCATTTTGGCTTTGTGTGGTATTGATAAAAATACATGCCATCGCAAAACCGGAATGTGAGATAGAACTAAATGAAAGCATTCTTTTGACATCTTCTTGCATAAATGCCATGATGTTGGGTATTGTAATAGTGATTACCACTAAAATATAAAGTAGATTTTCAATCCAAGAAATTTCAGATTTGATGAAGACTTCAAAAATCCGAATTGCTACAGCAAAGCCTGCTATTTTGGGAATAATAGAGATATAGCCCGCAAGGACGGGATTGCTTCCTTCATAGACATCAGGCATCCAAGTGTGGAATGGGACAAGGGATATTTTAAATCCAATTGCTCCAATCATAAAAATAAATCCTATGACAAAAAGAATTGTGGGTTCAAAGTTATTTTGATAAATAAAAGCAGTAATGCTATGGATTTCCACGCTCCCTGTAGCAAGGTATAAAATCATTGCTCCCATTGCATAAAATGCGCTTGCTAAAATTCCCATAATAAAATATTTAATTGCTGCTTCTATACCTGTATTTTCATCATTAAAGGCAATAAGAACACAAAGTGAAAGAGAGGCAATTTCGAGTCCAAGTAAAATTAAGATTAAATTATCACTTGAAACCATAAATTGAAAACCTGCTGTCATAAATAGATACAAGGGATAAAATTCAGGAGTTTGAAATTCGGCATATCGTTTTTTGGAGATAGCTAAAAAGATAAAAAATAAACTTGCGATTAAGATAATCATTTGGGTTAAAATAGAAATCCCATCTAATCTGATAACACCAAAAAATCCCAAATCAAATCCGCTAAGCCCAAGCACAAAAGCTAAGTCAATAGCAATAAAAAGCATGCAGAGTGCCACATTGAGACTTCGAGAGAATTTTAGTGTAAAAGCATTTGCAGCAAGGATACAAATAGCTCCAAAAATTACAATAAACATTGGCAAGATTGTATGGAGCTTAAGATCTGCAATGGGAATATAGAAACTTTCTAACATATCATACCTCTTTTATTGATTTGGAAATATTTTCCGGATTTTGAATAAAATCTAAATTCAAGATAGATTTTTGCAAGTGTTTTTTAGTCGATTCTTGAGTAGCTCGATCATTCATGATTTGCAATAATTGTTTGGTGCTATTTTGGATAGGGGATAAAATAGGTTTAGGATAAATTCCAAAGAAAATAATTGCCATCACAAAAGGAATCATCACGCTTAGTTCTCTAGGACATAAATCTTTAAGAGTTTTATTCTTAACATTACTCAATAAGCCAAAAAATACATTTTTATAGAGATTAAGCATATAGATTGCTGATAGAATAATGCTTGTTCCGGCTAATAAGGTTAAAATAGGGTGAGCTTTGAAAAATCCTAAAAGACTAAAAAATTCACCTACAAATCCAATTGTCAATGGTAATCCAATATTTGCCATCATGACAATCCCAAACAGAGTCGCGTAGTTGGGCATGACAGTTGCTAATCCTCCAAATTCTGAAATTTGCCTTGTTCGTCTTCGCACATAAATCATTCCTACCAGCATGAATAATGCTCCACTAACAATACCATGCCCCACCATTGCAAATACAGAACCGCCTATCCCTTCAAGATTAATGGCAAAAATACCCATGACTGCTACACCCATGTGAGAAATTGAACTATAAGCAACGACTTGTTTCATGTCTTTTTGAGCAAAAGCAAGCAACCCTCCATAAATTACCATAAATAATGCCAAAATCGCTACCGGAATTACGAGCGCAAAACTTGCATCAGGAAATAGAGGTAGAGAAAATCTTACCAAGGCATAAGTCCCCATTTTTAGCAATACTGCTGCGAGGACAACCGATCCTAATGTTGGAGCATCTCCATAGGCGTGAGGAAGCCACGTATGAAAAGGAAAAATAGGTATCTTAACTGCAATACTAATAAAAAATGCCAAGAAAAGCCAAATTTGCATATTAAAAGGCAATACAAGATGATACCAATCTAAAATATCAAAACTCCATTTTCCTGTTGCAATATAATAAAGATATCCAAAATATAAAATTCCTATAAACATGATTAGAGAAGCTACAAAAGTATATAAAAAGAATTTAAGGGCTGCGTAAATTTTTTCACCACTTCCCCAAGCGCCAATCATGTAGAGAATGGGGATAAGCGAAATTTCCCAAAAAATATAAAATAACACCATATTTAAAGATGAAAATACACCCATTAAAATACTTTCTAAAAGCAACAAACAAACAACAAGATGGTTTTTATCATTGGGTTGATTGAGATAGATAGTAGCTAGAAAAATAATAAAACCATTTAAGAGAAGTAAAAATAAAGATATGCCATCAATCCCTACATGGTAATTAATACCATAATCAGGAATAAGACTAAAAATATTCTCAAACTGCATACTCGGATTAGTATAATCAAAACCCATCCATAATGCTATGACTAAAATAAGCTCAATAAGTCCAATCGTGATACCATAAGGCTTGGCGACGTTATTATCCATAATAAAAACAAATATGGAAGCAAGTGCGGGAAAAAAAATCACAATACTAAGTAGATATTCCATTATTTACCTCCAAAATTCAATAATTGCAAAAATAAGCATTATAAAAACTCCAAAACTCATCAAACGCAAAGATTGTGTAAGACTTCCATTTTGGACAGATTGAAATATCTTACTCAACCAAATGAGGAATTTGCCAATACTATCTACGGTTGCATCAATGATTTTTATTTCAACTTTTTGCCATAAAAATTCAGCGATCATGCCATAAGGAGTAATAAAAACTTTTTTATAAAATTGCGGGATATAATATTGGTTGGTTAAAAGCTTGTGGATAAAACCTCCAGAGCATTCTTTATAGCCGTTTTTATATCGATAAACAGCATATAGGGCTGATAGGATTGCAACAGCGGTTGTAATGATGATAAGCAACCAAACAGGAGCATGGAATTCTTTTGAAAGAGGGATGCTTTGAGTTATAAAATGAAGAAAATTTTCTTCAAAAAACCCTGCGATAATTGCCAATAAAGCTAAAGGAAACATACTCCACAACATCAATGAGTTTGCTTCATGGGGGTGAGGGAGCGAATGATTTTTTGGTGCAAAGAAAACCAACATCAACAATCTAAAACTATAAAATGCTGTCATGCCTGCTCCAATGAGTAAAAGTAACCATAAAAAATAATGTTCCATTCCAAATGAGGCTTCCAAAATCTTATCTTTGGAAAAAAATCCTGCAAATGGATAAATTCCTGAAAGTGCCATAGAAGCAATAATCATAAAAATCGCTGTAATTTTAAGAGGTTTAAAAAGCGATCCCATTTTTGTAATATCAAGTTTGTCTTCCATTGCATGCATGACATTTCCTGCACCTAAAAATAAAAGCGATTTAAAAAAAGCATGGGTAAATAAATGAAAAAATGCAATCCAATAAACTTCAAGTCCTGCTGCCACAAACATATAGCCAAGTTGAGATAAGGTAGAATATGCAATAATCCTTTTAAGATCTTTATTTACAAGTGCCATACTTGCACCAAATATAGCTACAAATGCTCCAAGGCAGGCAACAAAATAGCCAAAATGAGGGATAAGATCATAGATTGGATTGGCTCGAATAAGTAGATATACACCTGCTGTTACCATCGTAGCAGCGTGAATAAGGGCAGATACAGGCGTAGGTCCTTCCATTGCATTTGCTAACCAAGTATGTAGAGGAAATTGCGCTGATTTTCCCATTGCTCCTATGAATAAAAGAAATCCTGCAACACCCAGATAGAAGCTTGGGATATTTGTGTTTGCTAATGAGTCAAAAATTTCATCATATCGTAAAGTCCCAAATAGCCAATAAAGTATTATGATGCCAAGAAGCATTCCAAGGTCGGCGATTCTATTAATCACAAATGCTTCAATAGAAGCAGAATTTGCACTTGTCCTGATATACCAAAAACCAATCAGTAGGTATGAGCAAAGTCCGACTCCTTCCCAACCAATAAAAAGTCCTAAAAAATTATCACTCATCACAAGAACCATCATCGAAAATACAAAACCCGAAAGATAACTAAAATATCGATTATAGCCTGAATCATTTGCCATATATCCTATTGAATAAAGATGAACCAAAAAAGAAACAAGACTAACGACAAAAATCATAATAGCGCTGATAGAATCTAACACAAAAGAAAATTGAGTTTTAAAATCTCCCAACACCATCCAATCCATTAAAGTGGCATTAATTTTTACACCATTAGTTGCGCTTATAAAAAGAATGACTGAGGCTAAAAATGATAAAAAAATCAAAAAAGAATTTACCCACCCAACATGAAGAGATTTTTGTTTATTTCCCCAAAAACCTGCATAAATAGCACCTATCAGAGGACAAAAAATCACTAAATACAATAGAAAAATATAATGAGAATCAGATAAAAAACGCATATCCTAGCCTTTCATGATATTGAGGTTATCAATGTCAAGAGTTTTGTATTTTTTGAACCACATAATAACCAGTCCAAGTCCAATAGCCACTTCGCTTGCAGCAATAGCGATAATAAAAAGCGCAAACATTTGTCCATTCATATCTCCTATGAAACTTCCAATCGCTACAAAACCTATATTGATAGCATTAAGCATAATTTCTGTAGAAAAAAATAGCATTAAGATATTTTTACGTCTTAAAATGCCTGCTAAGCCAATACAAAACATGAGTGCACCGAGA
Coding sequences within:
- a CDS encoding NADH-quinone oxidoreductase subunit M — encoded protein: MEYLLSIVIFFPALASIFVFIMDNNVAKPYGITIGLIELILVIALWMGFDYTNPSMQFENIFSLIPDYGINYHVGIDGISLFLLLLNGFIIFLATIYLNQPNDKNHLVVCLLLLESILMGVFSSLNMVLFYIFWEISLIPILYMIGAWGSGEKIYAALKFFLYTFVASLIMFIGILYFGYLYYIATGKWSFDILDWYHLVLPFNMQIWLFLAFFISIAVKIPIFPFHTWLPHAYGDAPTLGSVVLAAVLLKMGTYALVRFSLPLFPDASFALVIPVAILALFMVIYGGLLAFAQKDMKQVVAYSSISHMGVAVMGIFAINLEGIGGSVFAMVGHGIVSGALFMLVGMIYVRRRTRQISEFGGLATVMPNYATLFGIVMMANIGLPLTIGFVGEFFSLLGFFKAHPILTLLAGTSIILSAIYMLNLYKNVFFGLLSNVKNKTLKDLCPRELSVMIPFVMAIIFFGIYPKPILSPIQNSTKQLLQIMNDRATQESTKKHLQKSILNLDFIQNPENISKSIKEV
- the nuoN gene encoding NADH-quinone oxidoreductase subunit NuoN, encoding MLESFYIPIADLKLHTILPMFIVIFGAICILAANAFTLKFSRSLNVALCMLFIAIDLAFVLGLSGFDLGFFGVIRLDGISILTQMIILIASLFFIFLAISKKRYAEFQTPEFYPLYLFMTAGFQFMVSSDNLILILLGLEIASLSLCVLIAFNDENTGIEAAIKYFIMGILASAFYAMGAMILYLATGSVEIHSITAFIYQNNFEPTILFVIGFIFMIGAIGFKISLVPFHTWMPDVYEGSNPVLAGYISIIPKIAGFAVAIRIFEVFIKSEISWIENLLYILVVITITIPNIMAFMQEDVKRMLSFSSISHSGFAMACIFINTTQSQNAMFLYWFMFLITNIGSFSILWLSKNKEKIWHPRYEHPYSKFQGLVRIYPLMAILLAIFLFSLAGIPPFAVFWGKMLAVSAAINAGYIWLAIIMMLNSAIAAYYYLKLIVFMFLKDPIVKQEDSKVYIENATYSIKGVIGIAAVVCCFSIFMVQFLLDITSKYIINSIY
- a CDS encoding flagellar protein; protein product: MHPFRALFLFMIVSSVSYSLEIVVNYGKENSRDFAVLNIKNDKPFSCLENFNHQGDVTAVECVIDAIPQEGFTPTKTMFFNFYYQMIDGKFHLYIKPNKKQKLFFIPPNLKKNNTLIIKEKPSTSKSWQIIGYEEQIPFLSNQTPIGINFPISIEDAQTPYMPELDIDNKPLKYLKGLDFEAYMSAKALIQKKDYYKAINTINDTLKKYPNTLFKKDFYLYQMIALSHLDPDQNHQDAIITIALNWIKQYSNDAAMPQVLYLLANAYSNIRYHTESQHYYKRIIQEYFQSRYAPLAKMQLAIDLANTNVNLASIYFQKAYGEAKDLASASEIALYWAEFEIQRQNFNNAIILINKIQQGYPQFFLQDPKKTYKTIEFLAKNKLYKNAAQIGQYLSEHTKNQEIQEQISYDLGKLYEKADDFDNAHQANLEYIKKYPESRQIKAVKKRDDSILFEVSGNNEEKLKRYDYIIKKYPHTQQSQKAIELKAQLFIEEKQYKQVLDMRKELGEKSPLLEEAINKLIKIYLQNNDCKNANIYLLQTSNYHLDENEKLKAFDCLYQASLNKNAQVISAGQAQNAKSIEQKLAWLYRDAKNLYQLGEYKPSLMAAKDAFSLALSSKNSQYNDIGFILFFDLAKIGNQNEAFEVYAKLEKLFSNDSRMIEVYAKLLEWQLQNKNETTIQIYAKNIIRLQEKYKIDTFTPSVAFELINSLVRTHKLQDALTQIDILLQKNLDNEAKQKAFYTKGSIENLQNNPNEAKISFEKCLNIHEESPWKNLCSQGLELLNNKN
- the nuoK gene encoding NADH-quinone oxidoreductase subunit NuoK, which gives rise to MISLGHYLVLGALMFCIGLAGILRRKNILMLFFSTEIMLNAINIGFVAIGSFIGDMNGQMFALFIIAIAASEVAIGLGLVIMWFKKYKTLDIDNLNIMKG
- the nuoL gene encoding NADH-quinone oxidoreductase subunit L, with the translated sequence MRFLSDSHYIFLLYLVIFCPLIGAIYAGFWGNKQKSLHVGWVNSFLIFLSFLASVILFISATNGVKINATLMDWMVLGDFKTQFSFVLDSISAIMIFVVSLVSFLVHLYSIGYMANDSGYNRYFSYLSGFVFSMMVLVMSDNFLGLFIGWEGVGLCSYLLIGFWYIRTSANSASIEAFVINRIADLGMLLGIIILYWLFGTLRYDEIFDSLANTNIPSFYLGVAGFLLFIGAMGKSAQFPLHTWLANAMEGPTPVSALIHAATMVTAGVYLLIRANPIYDLIPHFGYFVACLGAFVAIFGASMALVNKDLKRIIAYSTLSQLGYMFVAAGLEVYWIAFFHLFTHAFFKSLLFLGAGNVMHAMEDKLDITKMGSLFKPLKITAIFMIIASMALSGIYPFAGFFSKDKILEASFGMEHYFLWLLLLIGAGMTAFYSFRLLMLVFFAPKNHSLPHPHEANSLMLWSMFPLALLAIIAGFFEENFLHFITQSIPLSKEFHAPVWLLIIITTAVAILSALYAVYRYKNGYKECSGGFIHKLLTNQYYIPQFYKKVFITPYGMIAEFLWQKVEIKIIDATVDSIGKFLIWLSKIFQSVQNGSLTQSLRLMSFGVFIMLIFAIIEFWR